GATGGGAAAGGGCTAATGACAATGAGAGAAGGCAGTGGGAGGCTGAGAGACTGAGTTCGTCTGATGAAGGAATCATTCCAGATTGAAGAAGATGGGAAGTTGATCAATTGTCCAGTATTCTCCTCTGATGGACAGATATGTCAATAAAGGCTGAAGGATGTGAAGTGACCTTTCAGAATCGTACAGGGATGTTTCTGAGCTCATCTGAAAGAAGCTGAGGCCCTGGAGAGAAGCTGGAACCCTTGGAGGTGAGGCTTAAGTCTGAGAGCTCAGGGGAAATGAGAGGTGGAGGGGGAGTTTCAGGGCCGGGCCGTGGGAGGCATGTTTCCCTTCTGACATACACTTTGTAGGAGGAAGAAATTTGCCAGTTGAAAGAGAGGAAGTCACTACTGAGTGCTGAGAAAAAGGGTTGCTGACATGAGAGATCAAACACCAGCTGAGAGTCAGAGGTCCTCTGGCAGAGAAATGCTGCTCCCGCTGCTACTTCTACTGCTAGCAGTCCTCTTCTCAGGTGGTGACAATCGGGAAGGTAAGCAGCAACCTAAAGTGGTACAGAGGGTTTGTTGGAAAGCAGGCTGCACTTGCCCAGGTGCACCTGGACTCCGAGGCCCCGCCCTCTCCCGACTCCAGCCTTCTTCCACCAGCTGGAGGTGGGGCTGCAGCCTTAGGCGCTTGGGCTCTCAAATGTGTCAGGTGTTAAGTTTCTGCAAACCCTGGGATCTTGGTTCCTGCATCTTCCCActatccatgttttttttttttctttccctctattTTGTCTCCTTCACTTAAgtcttttctggttttcttcaCAGCCTACCAAGGGCCGACCTCCTTCCATGTCATGCAAACCTCATCCTTTGCCAACAGCACCTGGACGCTGAATCGTGGCTCAGGCTGGTTGGAAGATCTGCAGATTCATGGCTGGGACAGTGACACAGGCACTGCGATATTCCTGAAGCCCTGGTCTAAGGGCAACCTCACTGATGAGGAGGTCACAGAGCTGGAGGAGATCTTCCGAGTCTACTTCTTTGGAATTACCAAGGAAGTGCAGGAACGAATCAG
This region of Ictidomys tridecemlineatus isolate mIctTri1 chromosome 11, mIctTri1.hap1, whole genome shotgun sequence genomic DNA includes:
- the LOC144367798 gene encoding T-cell surface glycoprotein CD1b-like, translated to MLLPLLLLLLAVLFSGGDNREAYQGPTSFHVMQTSSFANSTWTLNRGSGWLEDLQIHGWDSDTGTAIFLKPWSKGNLTDEEVTELEEIFRVYFFGITKEVQERISDLQLECESSPQNWGHPVPCLPACFSAPLVPPPPPFFTQLHAHTSLEQAPCPSPLLHKL